The region AAATCAGAGTACCAAATAAATCACAAATGATCCTCAAATTTTTGCTGCAATCTGATGGACTGACGAGTAACGTGTATTTTGTTGGCACTCTTGGAGGATCTTAGAAGAGTTTGAATCCCATTGGTAgcctctatttttttttcaactcgAAACTTCAGACACTCCCATAGTTAAGGTCATGTGTATGCTAAAATGCGATTATCTTTCACAGAAAACAACTAAGGTTTGCCCAAAGAGTTTTAGGCCTTTACAGATTGTTGTAATCAGTGCTTCTGGAAAGGATTTGCAAGATTTTTATTGATCTCCCagttcatttttcctttttttttttgtttagattGTCTATGAGGACTTAAGGATGGTTCACTTGACATTGCCCTATGTGCCAGAATATTTGGCTTTTAGGGAAGTCAAATTTCTTGTTGAACTAATTTCAAcaatgaaaaagcaaaaaccaaatCTCTTTCCTCAGGTTAAGTTACTCATTTTGCATCTCatattttgtattgtttgAATAAtgtaattgttttaataatagaaaaaaaagtcatttggAAACAATATGATGTCATCCCCCAGGCATTTTTACAATACCTGAGAACTTAGCAGCCTTAAACAAATGTAATTGTGAtctttttgtgtatttttagGCCATATTGGTTGATGGAAATGGAATGCTCCATCCAAGAGGTATTTTAGGATtttagatttaaaaaaaaccgTACTTAATTAAACCAATTGAAGTTTTTACAGGGTCATTgtccagtttttccttttaatttttaaagggCTCACTGATTGTTCGTACTTTGCTTGCATTTTGGTTATGATCAGAAATGCTTCTAACTAACAGCACATATATCCACTGAAACTGAAGTTTTGTTTGGTATAGCATCATAAGTCAAGTGTGGtgggggggtggggtgggtgAAGTGAACTTGCTAGCATTAACAAGCTGCACCTGTGACAGAGAGTGCAGACTTACTTGGTCGGTGAAAAAACATATGCTTAAATTTTATACCCACAAAAAAATGATCAAGAACAAATTCTGTCTTTGTTATCCCAAATGCAAgttttgtgaagaaaaattttttcatcaaaaccaGGGATAACTGTCTATTTACAACTTAATTTCTGTTggtttgatattttttcttcttttatgtCAATTACCATTTTAGATTTTGGAATAGCTTGTCACCTTGGAGTTGTCACAGATATTCCCACAGTGGGTGTAGCCAAAAAACTCTTCCATGTGGATGGAATAGAACACAATTCTCAACATGCTGACCAGGTTAGAAATTCCCATTAccttaatttcctttttgatcATGCAGGGTTACTCATTTGCAATTTTGCTGAAATTGAAATAGAAAAGCTACAAGGCAATTTCATTGTTCTCGTTGTCAGGCACTACtgggggtgcagggatggcacagtggtgagagcactcgcctcccaccaatgtggcgtgggttcaattcccagatCTGGcatcatatgtgggttgagtttgttggttctcttctctgcaccgagaggttttctccgggtacacCGGTTCCCCCTCTCCTAAAAAAAAcaccatttgacttgatttgtgttaattgttaatatGAATTTACAGTGTCCTCAATTAGTGCTCCCGCGCTAGagcgactagacacttaaataaagttcttttCCTTTACTAAGAGATGATATTTCCCTCAAACTCCATCCATCCTGGCTTAAAGAGACTATCTCTCCATTGCCCAAATTactgttttctttcagaagtttttttctttttctctctcctCCCCTaataagtaaaacaaaaaaggaataacTGATAACCTCATTGAGTATGaaggaaattgtttcaatcatTTAAGGTAattcagaaagaaaaatttatgtGACAAATCAGTGTTTTGACTGTTGccatgtgtttttttttctttttttatgtctcaaaattttgtaacattgCTTTTTAATTGCTGGTGATCAACAGATTAGAAATGAACTCAAGGTCAGTGGAGACAGTTTTCCTCTTCAAGGTTCTTCTGGTAAAATCTGGGGAAAGGTAATCACTGAAActgtttttaataaatttgtacatcattttttttttcatggagCTTCCACTTTTACAAGTCAATCAGTTCCCATTCATAAAGGAAACATTTGTAAGTCTTGGCTGATAGTTTTCTAACTGATGGTCTGTAGACCTAATaagctaactcaatgttgtacccaattcaaaccctttgggaatagaataatttgtttcagaagTTTACAGATCATTTATGGGTGAATGCCACATTATAATGCAAATACAGTACACAAGGAATCGTAACCCTGcaagatttgaattgggtaaaACATTGAGTGAGCCGAAATAGCTCTATTGTTAGCTGATTGTTGTTGACTTGGCTGGTTGTTTATGGTCCAGTGAGGAGAGCAGCTGTTCATTTTCACTGAATTCTTTGTAGGCTCTACGAAGCACTCAAGAATCTGTCAACCCCATCTATGTATCCATTGGACATAAGATAGGACTGGAAACCGCTGTGAAGCTAACACATGCCTGCTGTCATTATAGAGTACCAGAACCTATAAGACAAGTGAGAATCTTTaacaatttattataattattcctcttgtcctcatggcctctgagtcagtAGCCCATGTGGCCAAAggctgaatgggctattgactcagaggccatgagggtgagaggaataatttctttagtaaaatctaactagttggacaaaaaattattgagaTGAAAAGTTGAAACTGTCAAGATAGTTTTTAGGTCACaacctttgaaaaatgaaccTTGGTTCTTGattcaaatgcaaaaacaTTCCTCATAAACCAAAAAGAGGTCATAAAATGAAtcttatgaaagaaatgtggtatgaagtgcggtgtttgaaatcaaatgaagatatgatcctcgcacttgctggacaattttaagcaattgtctcatgaacctgaaaaatttttcaaggttcatgagacaatcgcttaaaattgtccagcaagtgcgaggatcatatcttcatttgaaaatgaatctTGCCAGGAAATGCTAACCATAGGAAAATTGCAGGGGTGTTTGAATTATAGCACAGCCAAAAACCTGAAAACcttggcctttttttttttaagtttcagTCCTTTTTAATCGGTGTCATCCCAAGCTGTAGATGACAAAAATGCAATTTGGTGTACAAACAAAGTTGTTGTAAAAGAAACTTAAGTGTTAGCTTTATTTCCGTTCATTTTATAAAGCATTTTTAACCCTACTGGAGCTCCACTCAAATGGTCTGACACTTTCCCTTTAAGATAAGGTGTGAAGGATCTGTCTTTAAACTGGTGAGAGGGAAGGTTCCATATGTGATCAAATACAAAAGCTAATTTATCACCAATTATTATCAAAATCAGTTCTAAAAGCAGTTGATCCAGGTTGATAAAAGTAAACTTTAGCAGAGACCATTAAAAGCAACAGAAACAACAAGTCTGTGTCATCATTTTAGAGATTCCTATGGACtctaataatattgtttgctttgttgtaGGCAGATATAAAATCTAGGGAATACCTTCGTCAGCATTATGCTGAACAACTTAAAAGTTGTTCATGCAGGATAAAGACCAATGTTTCCTCACAGAATGCTGAATAAACAAAGGATGAGTGATTCCATGCAGCCATTAAATGGTTGAATCAAAGTTAAAGATGTCCTCAAGGATACAACAGAAATATATGTAGTGAATTCAATTTTAGCAAAGGGAAAGTGTCCTGTTTTGGTATTGTAACACAAGGGTGAGCTTTTGAAATATacatctatatatatatgtatacatatttatttcttttaaaattaggATTATAACATTAGCATCAAAATGTGTTAATTTCTGTCAAAAaattagttattttaattatgaTTATTGGAATTGGATGGTGCTTCTGTGTAGGATAGTGGGTTATTTATTCTCCTTCGAACAAGATTGTATACTTATTATTTTAAGAACATTTGACTGTAAAGAATGATTTGATATCCTTCCATATCTTTTTATAGTGAATTTTCAATTACTGTATGGGGACATGATGTATCAATACCAAATTATCAAGCCTGTAAATGGTTGTGAATATTTTATAAACAAGACAGCTTTTGTTTGgttacaattttattttccttcccTAACAAGTGTTCACATCAATGTTTGCAATGTGAGAGACACCATTTTTACACATTTTCAAACTCTCAGTGCCTGAGGGTGTGATACATTGATGAAAAGTCCATGAAGGAGataaatcttttctttttttttttcaagctggAAGTGTCAACTCTATTACAGTTCAAAGTGGGTTACTATGCAAACGTTATTACTTTGATTTCTCTCAGTTTGTCTTCTGTTCCTTGAAACGTTTTGTCAAAAGTAGCTTACTTGCAACCGTAGCAGAAATGGTTTAATAGAAAATCACTTCACTTAATAGTACTGTACATGGCACACTCCACAGACGTGAATGTCGGCATTTTGTACGTCGCAGAATCAGTTAATGGCGCGTGAATTTTGATCTGTCGCATGTGAGTGTCTCTTCCATTTTGATGATTAGCCAAGATAGCAATCTGTAACATGTATGTTCTCAATGGTTTGTCACCATCTGAGAGTGACACAGTCAACCAGCCACTAGGTTCCTCCAGTTCAATCAATTCTATCTGATGCAAATCGTGAAAGTGATTTCCAGCTCGGATGGATATTTTACTTGGCGTGTAGCTCTCATCCGCCTTATAATCAGCGTACAGACAGAGGTTTTGTACAGCTGTTTTTCGGCGAAATTGAATGCTTATCAAGTGCGGTTGAGGTCCGTCTGACTGCCAGTAGGTCTCTAGGTTTCCGTCTCGCAATTGCTCAACACCAAATCCAGGCTTGCACGAAGATAGTGACCATACTGCTTGATCACCAATCTCTCGGTATTTTTCACCCCCGATTCCATCGCTTTGTTGATCTGCGTTAAAGTCTTCAGTTCGtaccgccattttgaatttacCGCGCAGGACTGTTGACAGTAGACGCAGTATAATTGAACATACATGACATATGAAGCCAGGTATAACCGCTTAGCTGAGATCAACATTTATTGGAACAGTTGTTGGTGTAAACCTATTCATTGTGTCCCGGACCAAACGACGCCACATTTGACCACGTTTGCATTTGCAAAAAACCTCTGTAAGCATGGTGAGTACTTAGTAAAGATACCGGTAATCATATCTTCGAAAATATATGTTTATAGCTGACCTTGGTTGTTATACTGTGAAATGCTCGGAGATATTAGCTCATATGGAGCAACTCTACAATCCGAGGGTAAATAAAGTATTCacttcacttcacttcaaGAAGAATTACTTTGATACTCAGGAGGGGTTTTTGAAAAGAACCATATTTGGATTGAAGATCATCTCAGTcattaacaaagaaaagaaacttcGAAAAATGTTGGTTGAAACGGGATTCAGACTCGTGATATCTGCAGTTCGGTGCTGTAGGCACTTCCAATAGTTTTACCTCTTTGGGCTCTACGTGTATGTTGGTCATATCATGGTAATTATTAGGTCTGTATGCaggaaaatgtaatttagtCTCTTTCATTTATGCGTCGATCGactcgaaacttcaacatcccccTGGGCAAAGGCgggcatttgaacttttgaagataaTTTGGTTCATTCAAATTCCTGCCCCCTCGGGCCAAAAGAGTGTTCATATGCTCTACCCAATCGTTGAATTTGTCTGTCAGGGGCCGTCGTCGGCTCCTGTCGTGACCCGTTACATGATAATGCCGtttacaaaagcaaaactttCTTAGTGAAACTatcaaaaattactgaaaattgaattattACCAAGTTGGACAATGTAAATAAGCAAGTGTAATCTCCTCCAACTCCGAAACACGACAAAGGTTGTTTAATGATGGTACTGAATACATGTCAACAACACAGCCTAGAGTGTTTACAACTGTATGTATTCTAAATTGTTCAGTGTCAGTTGATTACCTATAACAGAAACATACAGCTttaacaatacaatacaatacttcTTATTGACAACTCCCCACAAGGGGgttttcagtgacaatttacaattctagaggaaatcaaatcgacATAGCTCAAATCGCTatttacaaatgttttctacaaatcaaatcaaatcaaatgttggtttttggtgagaggggaaaaccggagtacccgggggaaaacctctcatagcagagtagagaaccaacaaactcaatccacaattacgccgagtgcggaaatcgaacccgggccacattggtggaaggcaagtgctctcaccacaacACCAACCCTGCCATGAAATGGGGGTGTGAAAACATACcacattgttttcattctatAGTTTGACAAAGAGGAATCACACAGCCAAAATCCGTTGGAGAATTCAGTTgctaaatgagaaaaaaagtcacTTAGCTAACCGCTATATCTCTTCCTTTGAAGTCTTCCATCTCGTTGAAATACGTGTTTATAGCTGTTAGTGTCTCtggcgcaaaaaaaaaagctttgaaaCCTACCACATCCAGTTCAATTTTCCCCACCCTGCTGAGGGAAAGGTCAAATTTGCCACTCCCCAGTCAAAGAGAGTATTGAAATACCCAAGGTTTGCCGGGGGGGGGATATTGAAGTTTCGATTGGATTGGCACATTAGTGTGTATATTTCTATCGTTTGAAGGTTTATTTCGAACTCAAAATGTAAAACTCTTGTGCCATAAATTGAAaggtgttgttgttttattttttttttgtagactGACAGATACAACATTCACAGTCAACTAGAGCATTGTAAGTAATATTTAGTTCTGAAAATAATGAGAACTGATCAACTGAACAACAATAGTCTGAAAGCTAACTTGCTGTCAAGAAGGCAAACTTTATGCTGGTTAATGACATATTTCAGCAAGCAGGAATTGAGATTTTGGTTAATATAACTTCTTTTGGACCCTGGAAATAGTGATGAAAAGTCATCCACACCCTTgaggtttcatttttttaatttcagtccATGTGGTagtgttatgttttttttatctggAAATGTTTACGTACAGCACATTTTCATTCCTAGTGCAATCCAAGTATGTTGGCACTGGGCATTCAGACACAACAAAATTGtaagtaataatagtaataataataataataataataataataataataataataataataatttatttaagtgtcaagtttACTTAACATTAAGGCACaataattggggacactgaaaataaaaattgatacaaatcaaatttaatcaaatgcaggtttttcaggagaggggaaaaccggagtacccaggggaaaacctctcagagcatagatgagaaccaacaaactcaacccacacaTGATGCCCAGTCTGGAAATCAAACTAGGGCTACACTGGTGGGAAGTGAGTACTCTCACCACAAGGCCACCACTGCTCTCTAAATCTGCAATGGTGCATATAATCTTCAGACTCTTTGGGACACCTACGGTACATACAAAGTAGTCAAAATTTCATTAACAAAATGGTTGGCTCAGTTTGGAGAGCATCAGACAGACCAGCACTTAGGGTATTTAAAGAACTGAAGAGAAAGTACTGCCTTTTTAATTaaatctgcaaatggttagacctTCTGGTCGTTTTGGATAAGGACAATAAACCATAGGCCTTGTCTTACAGCATATGTGTGGgacattaaagaacccacacactattggAGAAGAGTGGGGCATGGTTCCCCGTGTTGTGGTCTGTGACTCTCCCTATCTCTGCGGGAAGCTGTGAACTGTACtagtaataattttatcatgaTTGTAATGGCTGCAATAGAATACCCCCTCAAAATTGATGTTAAAGTGCCTTTGAATGCATCGAAAATTTGCCTTATAGCTCCAATATTTCATCAATGCAGCCTTACTGGACATATATGATTTTCTCTGGAAAAGATTTCTATTGGGAAACTGCAGCAATTCAATATTAACTATCTGCAGTGGAAACGGTAGGTTCCAATAAAACATGACCTTGGACATCtattgtcattgttttcagtGAGTGGCTGGTGAATCAACACCGGGATAGTGCAGCATCTTATATCGGACACTACAATTTACTGGATTATTTTGCTTTAGTTGAGAATGAATCAAGAGCCAGAACAAAATTCAACCTTCTTGAGGTAATCAATTCATCCCTTAGTAGCCCTAATATTGAAATGCATTTTCTcctcattttcttcttttagaaTTTCTCAACAGATCAAGGGTTTAGTCTTTAAAGAAAAGGTGGTGGTGCCATCGGTTGAGAAAcgagaaaggaaaatttggtatcaaaaggGTTATTTAAGGGTCGAGTAAGAAAATTACTGACGATGTCTGTTATCTCTTTGTCATTCACTTTGAATGACACTAGCAACCTAAGCCATGCAATCTTTTCACAGtgcaaatttgacaaaaactttCACTGTTCCACTTCCCCAGTACAGAATCTTCAGGAACTAAACCTTCATTCGTCAAAAAATAAGTATCGTATTGCATCAAAATGGATGAAAAAGAATTCCTTTTTCAGTCCAACATTTTGCAACAACTACGATAACAAATGTGGAATGTTTTGTTCTAGAAAATGCTCCAACCATGTGGCACACCCCCTCACAGACCAGAACAAGACTAAAGTGGCAAGGGCTTATTTTCGTTGGCTGTATATGTAATCTTTCTGAGTGTCCATTGTGATGAATGggctgttttctttctctgaaaaaaaaattgttgtgaaGGACTCTCCAAGCCCTTGCTTTGGTACTCAAGTCAGTCATATTTTTGTGGgttcagaaaataaaagaacgtAATTAGGGACAACAGGACGGCAATGTGTGCGTAATTAAATAGTTACTAAGGTTAAAGTATATTTAatagtctctaatttcggaCGAGAgagaaaaccaaacaaaatacATGCGAGACTCAAAGGATACGCTTTGCCCGACTCTTTAGTCTCTGCTGCAACTAGAGACTGTTTCCAGTCtagtttttattgttttgcgcTATGTATCATAATTTTATCAGCAACTAGTAAAAATAACTCGGCATCCAAGTCTTACGACCATTGACAATATTCATAATCTTCAGCTAATGTTCCTTTCATCTTATTTTTTCCCAAGAATTCCTTTCATTTCCATCATCTTTTCATGAGCTAGCATTCTTGGTTTCAAACTAGTAACACCTGTGTCTTTGTTACCATGGATACACGCTGCACTGTAAATAGTAACCGATCTCAGAACTTGTGTTGAtctcttttatttcaacaactgttcatttgtttgttttatataaATTCAAAGTTTGCAACGGCAGGTGTGTTATTTTCTGTCATTTCGCCATTACTAccaataaatatatttagtatGGAAATATGGAGaacagtttgaaaacaaaagcaatgaaaatgaGCCGCTTCTCTTAGCAACGACGACTTCGACAAAGAACACCAGGCTTTATCACCTAATGCTCTAACTTCTGTTTTACATTTTGGTGCATTTGTTGCCGTTTAACTCCAatgcgaaaaaagaaacagcttGAAATGGGCAAGTTAGATATTtacactcgaagagaaattttaAACTTTCTTACGAAACATCAGTACCTATTCAGGCAATCTTATTCCTGGAAAGTTGGTGGACACTTTTCATGTTGAGTGCCTCGGACGAGTTGAGTAATGGTTAGAAGAATATAGCTAATTCCCCGTTGGCTTCTGTCGTCCGCTTATccgaaaattataaaaatctgCACGAAGTCGAGCTGTTCCCATTTGCTTTCTCATCAATATTTAAGTCATAACAATTATCTATGTTAATACCTAGAAATAAACAATTGAAGTGAAAGAGTAAAGTGAATTGGTTCAAACTGCGAGCTACGTAATATTTGCTGCCTCGAGACAATTCTTGAAAAACAGCTGTCTTCTTGAAGACTTGGCTTCTGCTAAAAATATGTCTTGGCGATTGTTGCTGGAATGGTGGATACCGCTATGTCCACTGGATGTATCACTATCTGTTGAACAACTCGAATAATTTTTTCACCCCTATCAACCGAAAAACAAATCAGTCATAAAGTTTGGTTGGGTTTATGGACCAATTAATCGTCTTTTAGACAGGTACTCCGagatattaatttaaaaatcgTGGGAGCATTTTTTGTGAAGGATTAAAAAGGAATTGTCACATTGCAAATTGAAGTTAGGCAAACTATGTTATGCAAGAccttttacattaaaaaatttgttaatAGTTGTTTGAGTGCTTTCAAACAATCAATTTATGGACTTAAGTCGGCGAGACCTGAGAAATTTAACTGCATAACTTTCGTCGATGAGATTACTTGTTAATCCCCCAACACAATAGCGGAGTAGAAATCATTGAGATAGaattaaaacatattttttcaagCTTATTGCCAAAATGCTAACGGGAAGTTGAAAAACGTGACTAGCAAGAATTTTGGTAAATATTTCAAAGCTACCCTTCAAacggcgaaaaaaaaaacccggAAGATTCGACCATGTTTTGcaataattgatttatttCCGTGTGAACGGCTCATGACATCACATAACATTGTTTCTTGTTGGTAATAAACCATACAGCAAACTCTGTATAGATAATTGTTATACCCACATGGTTTCGTAATCTTGTTCGAATTTAATTGGTCATCGGCCTCGCCATTAGAGAAAGCGGGCTTTCTTAGCCAAATCCTCGTTATAGAAGTTCTTTTGCATAACAGAGCCCAACTGGTTTGGATTTGTTGAAAGGCCCCAATCAAGTTGCAGTTGACGAGACTACATTCAAGTTTGATTGTCTTGTCATTCACATTAGACAGAGCTTGTACTCAGGTCGAGAGGCTGAAATTAGTTTTCTTGACAATGATCATTTGTCATACCAATGGAAACCGTAGCATCTTTAAAAATTGTTGTCTTCCCAAACGTAGAGGATAAGCTCCAAACTACAGACAAGAAATGCTTTCTTCCGGCGTCAACTAGCTTGCTCTGTAAGTCAACACTCACAGCTTCGCtttttgacaaacaaacaagaaatgaCCAACGAATCGATTTAAGAAACTTACCGGAGGAACCCAAAAACGCGAAGAAAAGGAGACAATTCAGCTGTCCGAATATCATCGATTTTAGCACACTCAAGTCCTATCAAGAAATACAGCCTGTCCATAAGCCGAAAAGGATCTTTAATGGATTTTTTCCGTCGCGAGTTCGGTCCATAAATGCCGGATTACCTAGCGCTAACAGAGATGTACAAGTAAGTTGTTTTCCGCGCTGTTTTCTTTATTGTGAATGCATTGAAAGTCCTACTTAAAACTGGCTAAAGATAATATCATTTGAAGTGTAAGagattagaaaaaaataagaacttTCCTtatgataaaacaaacaacaccACAGTAAAGTACTTTAACAACTTTGTTCCTGTACGGTAATGACCAAAGCCGAAAATACATATTTATAGTTCTGAAAGCTCATGACAGGAAGAGAAGGAGAAGAACAGACGTGAGATTGagatggaaagaaaacaaaaaaaccgaACGGCACTCGTTTTCCATGGATTGTTCACTGATAACCAGAGTCGCTATCAAGACAAACGCATAACGGGATGCGCGAATGCAAGTTGATTGCATTTACAGGCATTGTTTTCATAGGACAAAAAGGACACCCCACAGGACCTGGTTATCAAAGAAAC is a window of Acropora palmata chromosome 11, jaAcrPala1.3, whole genome shotgun sequence DNA encoding:
- the LOC141896760 gene encoding endonuclease V-like, encoding MWELEEEEVETWKRKQIELRKKVVTVDSVPWSEPDRDREFSALKLIGGVDISFPKGDTKHACACLVVLSFPELKIVYEDLRMVHLTLPYVPEYLAFREVKFLVELISTMKKQKPNLFPQAILVDGNGMLHPRDFGIACHLGVVTDIPTVGVAKKLFHVDGIEHNSQHADQIRNELKVSGDSFPLQGSSGKIWGKALRSTQESVNPIYVSIGHKIGLETAVKLTHACCHYRVPEPIRQADIKSREYLRQHYAEQLKSCSCRIKTNVSSQNAE
- the LOC141896609 gene encoding splicing factor 3B subunit 5-like, with product MTDRYNIHSQLEHLQSKYVGTGHSDTTKFEWLVNQHRDSAASYIGHYNLLDYFALVENESRARTKFNLLEKMLQPCGTPPHRPEQD
- the LOC141896608 gene encoding uncharacterized protein LOC141896608, with the protein product METVASLKIVVFPNVEDKLQTTDKKCFLPASTSLLCKSTLTASLFDKQTRNDQRIDLRNLPEEPKNAKKRRQFSCPNIIDFSTLKSYQEIQPVHKPKRIFNGFFPSRVRSINAGLPSANRDVQEVIFEELVPNPNVPPCQEGVVLSRTTTNCSFRSEPITIPNYSDPRLSPRLPRKQETRRVVYSVRNGSLSPWVDRYKLKQKSISTSSNMEVKNKACATGKPSVRGFSR
- the LOC141896761 gene encoding anaphase-promoting complex subunit 10-like encodes the protein MAVRTEDFNADQQSDGIGGEKYREIGDQAVWSLSSCKPGFGVEQLRDGNLETYWQSDGPQPHLISIQFRRKTAVQNLCLYADYKADESYTPSKISIRAGNHFHDLHQIELIELEEPSGWLTVSLSDGDKPLRTYMLQIAILANHQNGRDTHMRQIKIHAPLTDSATYKMPTFTSVECAMYSTIK